The sequence tataatataattttcctttttttttttaactgaattaaaaatatatgaacggATATTTTCAAATTATTTGTTTTCAGCACAGTAAGaagatttataaaaatatatcttttttattcttaatatttaaaaaaaataataaaattttaaagttataatttatatatatattttaatatgcatatatacatTGCAGATAAGATTTTGTGGtactatttattaaattagaaaaattagaaaaagaaatattaaataaataaataaataaatatatatatatatatatatatatatatgtataatttcctatttttttttataattcgaAATGTTTTACAAgctttcatataattataaatatcttttgaatcttattttttatcatgtgttatattttaaatttgtcTAATATAAGAAACAAATatacttataataataacatatataaatatataatcatctctgttttttttcttcttcatctggttatattttatatgttatatatatatatatatatatataatgtatatatattttttttttctgacactctaatatgatataatttatttatcatGAATTTTCCGTTGTCATcaattttctttaaatatattatatattaattttttttctctttttctttatatcatcatgagcttattttataattcttttcataaatagttttttaaatataaaaactaaCTTGTTGTTCTTTATTATCACTTtctatcaatttttttttgtttttctttttaaaatatataaaaaaatttttaactAATTTCTATTTAACctttataatgaaaaattcgatacatttgtataaaaatgtatgtatgcaaaattattatatttcattattttttttttttttctttttttttatatttatttatttttatgttattatatactaatattttatttttttatttttaatatttattttttaagtaaaataaattattttataactttttatagatttatgaagaaaataatatgttagattaattatatatataacattttaatacgttatataaatattgttgtTCGtagtatattttttgaatatattatcatatattttttttttttttttttatgtcaacattaaatatttatgtaagtattttaaatttaatatatatatattatatatacttatacattgatatatttttaatttattctgtttttttcatttatattacatgttttctctttttcttttcttttcttttctctttttctgttttgttttgttttttattatatgtattttttatcacaaatatattattaaataatattatattatagtgAGCTTATAATGTTTAGTATTACACAATATATGAAGAAAGTCTTTTTATAATGCAAACTTttgaaaataagaaaaaatattaacttcaaatttttatttaatttgtatcatattatatatatatatatatatatatatatatatattatatatattatatatatatatttgtaacaTTTCCATGTtttgatttaaaaaatgagcAAATATATATGGCATGAAAAtggttttttaatttttgaagattataattttgttacGTATACCAGAAGGCAAGGGAACCACAAATATGAGCGTAAGAATAAAGAATGTTTGAACCATTTTAATAATGGTAAAGaaggtatatataaaaatgttttgtTTATGGAAAACTACCATCTTAGTATAGATCGAAATAATGaagcatattatatatttaaagaaaagaaatttttCCAAAAGATACAAAAGAATATCAATTCGTTAatgttatatttacataaattaaaagaaaaaaagaaaattaggaatatttatttatttattaaatttattagtTCAAAATGTATCCTTAAAATGTctacttattattatataaaatacattattgaaaatatttatgaatataaattagATGAATTGGTTCGTGTAGTATTaccaatatataatatacataaattgtattcatatatttattatgaaaattattgttttaaaaattattacaaaaatatactaTCCAAAAACGATATTAAAGAACTCAAAAAAGATTCATGTCCTTTTATCCTTCTCAACCATAAAAATGCACACATAGTTTTACCTTACTTGTTTATGTATCAGATGAATGTGTTAAAAGaggaaaaatgtaaaaattttaaaaaacataatttatcaaataatatgaaatactCATTAAatgatcattatatttttaatccGTCAAACCTTGACGTACTACATTcaaaattgaaaaatatagacaaaaaaaaaaaaaagaaaaaagaaaaaagaaaaaaaaaaaaaaaaaaaaaaaaacttattaTGAATAACTCAACTAGCCAAAAACACAAAATTGATCAGGTAAAAAATagcaaaaaaaagaaaagaaattttaaacatataaaaatagagaaatataaaataaaacaaacaaTTAACAAAAGTTTAAATAAAAGCAACATAGGTCTATTTGCAGGGACATTTGATAAAATCCATCTTGGTCATATtctcttattattttattctatatttttaactaaaaattttttttatattggattatataataataaaaatatatgtaataagaaatattcaGATGAAATTGATGATTTGAAATTACGAATTTTTAGTATAAcagatattttatttctaatcaaaaatgtttatcaaattcattttatttttcaaaactTTGAGCACATAAAtccttttataaaaataaagaatgcgcacaatattttatatgatataataacaaaGGAAAAGGGTCAATTCATTagtgaaataaaaaaggataaatattatcaatatcAAAATCATAATTATGATGACTGTAGGATAAATATTAAACGTTTACATAAAAAAGGAACAAAAGGTACTACAAAGGATAATGTCACAAATATGGATCGAatgaatagaaaaaaaaataatcatatatataaaataaaatttgatGATAGAaacaataaagaaaaaaaaaaacaatttatttctttaataaaaaataagattaATAcgatatatcaaaatatatgtgtaaatcaaaagattataaaatgtattcgtaggaatttacatttttatattaataatcagAATAAACATAAagctaaaaataaaaattcaaaaataaTTGTCCTAAAAAGAATTCACGACCCTATATCTTTTGCTCAAGATatttatgatttatattctttaacTATATCTAAGGACTCAGAAATTAATGGTTATAAGCTTGTGAATGAAAGAAGACGTATTTATGCTGAAttgaaaatacaaaaatatactaAACACattagtaaaaataaaaattttattcatatatgtaCAAAAGATCCTTcatatgataataagaagaatttctttttcaataatacgtatgataatattaataaagataaaaatatatcatatttatataaagaaaaaacaacTTTAAACATTTTCGATACAATTAATTTACGTAATGGAGAAAAATGTAGCTCAACATGTGTTCGgaaagaaaattatttattaaaacaagtaaacaaattttataaatatctaaaatattttattgaagcatgtatatattttgatattgattattttattattcaaatgtatataaatttatttcttcaaCGAAATGGAAAACAGCCTTTTcaaaaacattatataagaaaagtcaaatgttatttttgtaaaatgaaaaataataataataacaataataataataataataataataataataataataataataacaacaacaataatgatatgatgaaaaagaaaaatcttTTTATAGTTAACGACTTTTTTAGAAATATGTTTGttatattatccttttttgTAAATCATTTTGTTGATAAAATTACAGTTCATAATCGAAAATCtctatttattaaattggCCTTGGctatttcctttttcttttataacaatattattttgttaataatCAAAAAGAAAGAACAACTAGTAAATGAAAGTTATAACAAagaccaaaaaaaaaatgataaggaaaaaacaaagaatcataataatattaataatgataattattattataataataaccaaCTAAATTTTAGTCTTGCTAAAAAAATTAGTATGTTTGATAATCaggaagaaaatattttcaaaatatatattacaaatatagaCCAacttatatttgtaaaaatattaaatcaaATTCTAGTTTTTACCATCTTGATTTTATCGGCATCTATTTTGTGTAAAATGTATGAAAATTTCCCAcgaatagaaaaaaaaaaaaaaaaaataaaaagaaaaaaaaataattcctATACACAAATGTGTACAGATCAAATATTTAACATTagtaagaaaaaattattctcATCAAAGAAATACTCCAAAATAAATGTAAGGCAACAAATGAATGACATATGTGATCATATAAATAGTGATTCTTTTattgaagataataatatgtcatataattttaagaataacgaaaagatattatatagtagtaaatatataattactcCTTATAACttgtgtaaatataaattaagatGTTTTTCCAAGAAAAAATTGGACCATTTGAAATTTCATGAAGAGAATTTGGTAAGGATGAAAGCTGATAGGGATTATATGTGTACATCTAacaagaaaagaaaaaacaaaaaaaatatggataatgaaaataatatgtattataataataataaaaagaacgattataataataataataattattattattataaccatttggattttaataaaaacaaaagtaTCGCTCCGTTACgccatacatatattaataatacttATGATGTACCGTCAAGAGAAAGACAACTTATCTTTCcggaacaaaaaaataaaaataaaaataaaaaaaatgatataaaaaattttgtaaaaGCATATAATACAACAAATTATTGCAATGTTGATAACAGATTACAAAATTTCCTTATgtcacatataaataataataatgatgataatatatttttttatagaaaaatattaatatatgaatttctagataattattttatttcattttttttattttattttttaaaatataaggtaacaaagaattataatgatatatatgcaaGTAAAAAACAGAGAGatgattttatatacatattattagtaCACTTTCAAAATCATATCGAAATGATTATAAatacttatataaataataaatggacattaaaaggaaaagaagaaaataatccATTCGatctttataataaatataaaatgaaatattctGTTATTCATAGATATTTCATTGTAAAACTATGCCCActcaataattataatattgattttgaaaaaaaatatgaatttaataatataaaacaaaataactTTCGACAAACACCTTTCTATATTAATTTAGAACAATACAATAATTTAAATGTGATGTCATTTTATCAATTTATATTTCAaagtatattaaaatatgaaaattattattatccatatttttcattccTTAGTGCATTAcaattaaacatatattgataaaatatatatatataaaaataaatacataaataaatatggatatatagatatatagatatatatttatgtattcatgtttcattttattatatatatatatatttatttatttataatttttttgtattattattaaaacacGTTGgtgttattttttgtatatacaaaaaatttgtctttttattaattttttttgttaaaatttattctttcttcatattaatcataattttttttaaaatgaaaaattaataaataataaaatcaaatcaaatgacataaaaaaaaaaaaaaaaaataatgattttaTTAGTTAAATACAAACTTTGTAAATATTGAAGtatatccaaaaaaaaaaaaaaaaaaaaaaaaaaaaaaaaaaaggaaaataataaaataataaaataataaaataataaaataataaaataataaaataaggtaacatttatatgttataaataattcataaGGGATAAAAACAAGAatgagaagaaaaaaaaaaataaataaataaataataaataaatataataatatataaatataataatatataaatataataatatatataataaaataatatactaaacaataaaaaaaaaaatataaatataaaattataaaataataaagtatatatttcatattgtAATTAAAATACTTTATACTTTATCATGTTTGGATATTATacttccaaaaaaaaaaagatgatttaaaataatttttctttttatattaaatatatttattttcctttacAATAGATACAATAACGGTAGTATCATCAGGCTTAcccatattaaaatattttttatatttatcaaaaataaattcaGATATAGGtgttaaaataattttatcatttgaTTTATTAGATTGTATATCATCATagtttatattatcaaataaatatttttccttttcttgaATATTTGAAAATAGACTTGCAGTAaaacttttctttttattttttttattttccttatcgttattatatttttttcttcttttttttaataaagaatAGTTAACCTGTTGGTTAGACAAAATGGAAGATAACTCTATAATTTCGTCACATGCTTTTTTGGTATTTAGATATATGTTCATGTTTTcatcaaataatattaaattcgATGAGTTACATAAAACGTTTTGAgcttctatttttttt is a genomic window of Plasmodium falciparum 3D7 genome assembly, chromosome: 7 containing:
- a CDS encoding phosphopantetheine adenylyltransferase, putative yields the protein MSKYIWHENGFLIFEDYNFVTYTRRQGNHKYERKNKECLNHFNNGKEGIYKNVLFMENYHLSIDRNNEAYYIFKEKKFFQKIQKNINSLMLYLHKLKEKKKIRNIYLFIKFISSKCILKMSTYYYIKYIIENIYEYKLDELVRVVLPIYNIHKLYSYIYYENYCFKNYYKNILSKNDIKELKKDSCPFILLNHKNAHIVLPYLFMYQMNVLKEEKCKNFKKHNLSNNMKYSLNDHYIFNPSNLDVLHSKLKNIDKKKKKKKEKRKKKKKKKKLIMNNSTSQKHKIDQVKNSKKKKRNFKHIKIEKYKIKQTINKSLNKSNIGLFAGTFDKIHLGHILLLFYSIFLTKNFFYIGLYNNKNICNKKYSDEIDDLKLRIFSITDILFLIKNVYQIHFIFQNFEHINPFIKIKNAHNILYDIITKEKGQFISEIKKDKYYQYQNHNYDDCRINIKRLHKKGTKGTTKDNVTNMDRMNRKKNNHIYKIKFDDRNNKEKKKQFISLIKNKINTIYQNICVNQKIIKCIRRNLHFYINNQNKHKAKNKNSKIIVLKRIHDPISFAQDIYDLYSLTISKDSEINGYKLVNERRRIYAELKIQKYTKHISKNKNFIHICTKDPSYDNKKNFFFNNTYDNINKDKNISYLYKEKTTLNIFDTINLRNGEKCSSTCVRKENYLLKQVNKFYKYLKYFIEACIYFDIDYFIIQMYINLFLQRNGKQPFQKHYIRKVKCYFCKMKNNNNNNNNNNNNNNNNNNNNNNNNDMMKKKNLFIVNDFFRNMFVILSFFVNHFVDKITVHNRKSLFIKLALAISFFFYNNIILLIIKKKEQLVNESYNKDQKKNDKEKTKNHNNINNDNYYYNNNQLNFSLAKKISMFDNQEENIFKIYITNIDQLIFVKILNQILVFTILILSASILCKMYENFPRIEKKKKKIKRKKNNSYTQMCTDQIFNISKKKLFSSKKYSKINVRQQMNDICDHINSDSFIEDNNMSYNFKNNEKILYSSKYIITPYNLCKYKLRCFSKKKLDHLKFHEENLVRMKADRDYMCTSNKKRKNKKNMDNENNMYYNNNKKNDYNNNNNYYYYNHLDFNKNKSIAPLRHTYINNTYDVPSRERQLIFPEQKNKNKNKKNDIKNFVKAYNTTNYCNVDNRLQNFLMSHINNNNDDNIFFYRKILIYEFLDNYFISFFLFYFLKYKVTKNYNDIYASKKQRDDFIYILLVHFQNHIEMIINTYINNKWTLKGKEENNPFDLYNKYKMKYSVIHRYFIVKLCPLNNYNIDFEKKYEFNNIKQNNFRQTPFYINLEQYNNLNVMSFYQFIFQSILKYENYYYPYFSFLSALQLNIY